In Myripristis murdjan chromosome 2, fMyrMur1.1, whole genome shotgun sequence, a genomic segment contains:
- the senp7b gene encoding sentrin-specific protease 7b isoform X3, with translation MASPFKIPKRKQPVDGSGGGGSERLTMQSPLSRLQDGTADFKRSWDSSRGGRAGSALVGRDSPSLKPQFRGAVKTLLGLSAGDSAANQRTGKALGTQSANHRVDHSTKPLWNHQSQPRTQTQQPGRRASEPSSCFTDRWRPRRGSERLLEQNGDLERLSPAGKTLSSSELSDSQDSLPAEEHAGSLSSSPPAEKTPRRDGPEQNRRRSSEALENRSRWKQASAGASDPNSDSDDFVSPLRPRSRTPADAQKQPPPSSPSSSLSCVLRTSLSPRTRPERPALSRTSWLAATSNLRDQRGRRPASRRLSLGLHRRTPKQTPSEPIVLSSEEEEGEGDEGVGEQRTSCSRMKSLQPAAQDKPAGGGGGGGGGGGGGGGSLPAFQELEFSSLHVGLTQADANGKITITESGIVIPLKGWRACGGEDGDVTVVASELRGYGVWDGGVASGGTLLAGWEGPAPSLLFLWVSDAQANLLQKELTAVRPAATPGPSCCFLLLLLKEQLPELEAALLLSMLDSSSSSSSSSGLRSPLDWSDGLLLLHTAPPPLDQHLLDLLGRSAGTRSGQSRRPQLQEPSSRLIQYPAAPCKGRITVSREDLACLDAGEFLNDVIIDFYLKYLLLEGVGGAVAQRCHVFSSFFYKQLSRRRAAGEEDAAAPVPDRHVRHQRVRTWTRHVDIFTKDFLFVPVNQEAHWYLVVICFPGLEETRFEERRPASARDAGAKDAAAKDGLRPPLGAPRPGAASGSASQTSAGAAQRAGGKLAHMLRSHQPPECTEQGWHKDSALKRPCILVMDSLKLSYHENVCRLLRDYLHVEWEVRRGTPRLFTGDSMRSCSCRVPLQDNSSDCGLYLLQYAESFLQNPVVHFELPVRLERWFPRQQVWRKREEIRRLVMKMHDSQKSGRP, from the exons ATGGCGTCTCCCTTCAAAATCCCCAAGAGGAAGCAGCCGGTGgacggcagcggcggcggcggctccgAGCGCCTCACCATGCAGTCGCCGCTGTCCCGGCTGCAGGACGGAACTGCAGATTTCAAG AGGAGCTGGGACTCGTCGCGTGGAGGCCGGGCTGGGAGCGCGCTCGTCGGCAGAGACAG TCCGTCTCTGAAGCCTCAGTTTCGAGGCGCGGTGAAAACGCTGCTCGGGCTCAGCGCCGGCGActcggcagccaatcagaggacgGGAAAGGCTCTGGGGAcgcaatcagccaatcacagggtAGATCACTCCACAAAGCCACTGTGGAACCACCAATCACAGCCCAGGACGCAGACGCAGCAGCCGGGGCGACGAGCGAGCGAACCCTCCTCCTGCTTTACTGACCG ATGGCGTCCTAGGAGAGGGTCAGAGCGGCTGCTGGAGCAGAACGGAGACCTGGAGCGCCTTTCTCCAGCAGGGAAGACGCTCAGCAGCTCCGAGCTCAGCG aCTCGCAGGACTCTCTGCCAGCAGAGGAGCATGCTGGGAGTTTGAGTTCCTCTCCGCCGGCAGAGAAGACGCCGAGACGGGACGGTCCAGAG CAGAACAGGAGACGTTCCTCCGAGGCTCTGGAGAACCGCTCCAGGTGGAAACAAGCGTCCGCCGGCGCCTCGGACCCAAACTCCGACTCGGACGACTTTGTCTCCCCGCTCCGGCCCCGCAGCAGAACCCCGGCCGACGCCCAGAAACaacctcccccctcctccccctcctcctcgctctcctgCGTTCTGCGGACCTCGCTCTCCCCGAGGACGCGTCCGGAGCGCCCGGCTCTCAGCAGAACGTCGTGGCTCGCCGCCACCAGCAACCTCAGGGACCAGAGGGGGAGGCGGCCGGCGTCCAGGCGTCTCAGCCTGGGCCTCCACCGCCGGACCCCCAAACAGACGCCCTCAGAGCCCA TTGTTTTGTccagcgaggaagaggagggcgaGGGCGATGAAGGAGTCGGCGAGCAGAGGACGTCCTGCAGCAGGATGAAGAGCCTGCAACCTGCAGCACAG gataAACCGGcaggtggcggtggcggtggcggcggcggtggcggtggtggcggcggcTCGCTGCCTGCCTTCCAGGAGCTGGAGTTCAGCTCGCTGCACGTCGGCCTCACGCAGGCCGACGCCAACGGGAAGATCACG aTCACCGAGAGCGGCATCGTCATCCCTCTGAAAG gctggCGGGCGTGCGGCGGCGAGGACGGCGATGTGACCGTCGTGGCGTCTGAACTGCGGGGCTACGGCGTCTGGGACGGGGGCGTGGCCAGCGGCGGGACTCTGCTGGCCGGCTGGGaaggccccgccccctcgctGCTCTTCCTGTGGGTGTCGGATGCCCAGGCCAACCTGCTGCAGAAGGAGCTGACCGCCGTCCGGCCCGCCGCCACGCCCG ggccctcctgctgcttcctgctcctcctgctgaaGGAGCAGCTGCCGGAGCTGGAGGCCGCACTGCTGCTGTCCATGCtggactcctcctcctcctcctcctcctcctcagggcTCCGCTCTCCTTTGGACTGGAGTGAcgggctgctgctcctccacaccGCGCCTCCTCCTCTGGACCAGCACCTCCTGGACCTGctgggacgctctgccgggacG AGGTCCGGTCAGTCCAGGAGGCCTCAGCTGCAGGAGCCGTCCAGCAG gctgatCCAGTACCCGGCGGCGCCCTGTAAGGGCCGCATCACGGTGAGCCGCGAGGACCTGGCCTGCCTGGACGCCGGCGAGTTCCTCAACGACGTCATCATCGACTTCTACCTCAA gtacCTCCTCCTGGAGGGCGTAGGGGGCGCTGTGGCCCAGCGCTGCCACGTCTTCAGCAGCTTCTTCTACAAGCAGCTGAGCCGCCGCCGCGCCGCCGGCGAGGAGGACGCCGCCGCCCCCGTGCC cgACCGCCACGTCAGACACCAGCGGGTCAGGACGTGGACGCGTCACGTCGACATCTTCACTAAGGACTTCCTGTTTGTGCCTGTCAATCAAGA AGCTCACTGGTACCTGGTGGTGATCTGCTTCCCTGGCCTGGAGGAGACTCGCTTCGAGGAGCGGCGCCCGGCCTCGGCGCGGGACGCCGGGGCCAAGGACGCCGCGGCCAAGGACGGCCTCCGGCCCCCCCTGGGAGCCCCGAGGCCTGGGGCCGCCTCTGGCTCCGCCTCCCAGACTTCAGCAG gtgCAGCGCAGCGAGCCGGGGGGAAACTTGCCCACATGCTGAGATCACACCAGCCACCG gagTGCACTGAGCAGGGCTGGCACAAGGACTCGGCTCTGAAGAG GCCCTGCATCCTGGTCATGGACTCGCTGAAGCTCTCCTACCACGAGAACGTCTGCCGCCTCTTACGGGA ctACCTGCATGTGGAGTGGGAGGTGCGCAGGGGAACGCCCCGCCTCTTCACAGGTGACAGCATGCGCAGCTGCAGCTGCCGGGTCCCCCTGCAGGACAACAGCAGCGACTGCGGCCTCTACCTGCTGCAGTACGCCGAGAGCTTCCTGCAG
- the senp7b gene encoding sentrin-specific protease 7b isoform X2, with amino-acid sequence MASPFKIPKRKQPVDGSGGGGSERLTMQSPLSRLQDGTADFKRSWDSSRGGRAGSALVGRDSPSLKPQFRGAVKTLLGLSAGDSAANQRTGKALGTQSANHRVDHSTKPLWNHQSQPRTQTQQPGRRASEPSSCFTDRWRPRRGSERLLEQNGDLERLSPAGKTLSSSELSDSQDSLPAEEHAGSLSSSPPAEKTPRRDGPENRRRSSEALENRSRWKQASAGASDPNSDSDDFVSPLRPRSRTPADAQKQPPPSSPSSSLSCVLRTSLSPRTRPERPALSRTSWLAATSNLRDQRGRRPASRRLSLGLHRRTPKQTPSEPIVLSSEEEEGEGDEGVGEQRTSCSRMKSLQPAAQDKPAGGGGGGGGGGGGGGGSLPAFQELEFSSLHVGLTQADANGKITITESGIVIPLKGWRACGGEDGDVTVVASELRGYGVWDGGVASGGTLLAGWEGPAPSLLFLWVSDAQANLLQKELTAVRPAATPGNHGPSCCFLLLLLKEQLPELEAALLLSMLDSSSSSSSSSGLRSPLDWSDGLLLLHTAPPPLDQHLLDLLGRSAGTRSGQSRRPQLQEPSSRLIQYPAAPCKGRITVSREDLACLDAGEFLNDVIIDFYLKYLLLEGVGGAVAQRCHVFSSFFYKQLSRRRAAGEEDAAAPVPDRHVRHQRVRTWTRHVDIFTKDFLFVPVNQEAHWYLVVICFPGLEETRFEERRPASARDAGAKDAAAKDGLRPPLGAPRPGAASGSASQTSAGAAQRAGGKLAHMLRSHQPPECTEQGWHKDSALKRPCILVMDSLKLSYHENVCRLLRDYLHVEWEVRRGTPRLFTGDSMRSCSCRVPLQDNSSDCGLYLLQYAESFLQNPVVHFELPVRLERWFPRQQVWRKREEIRRLVMKMHDSQKSGRP; translated from the exons ATGGCGTCTCCCTTCAAAATCCCCAAGAGGAAGCAGCCGGTGgacggcagcggcggcggcggctccgAGCGCCTCACCATGCAGTCGCCGCTGTCCCGGCTGCAGGACGGAACTGCAGATTTCAAG AGGAGCTGGGACTCGTCGCGTGGAGGCCGGGCTGGGAGCGCGCTCGTCGGCAGAGACAG TCCGTCTCTGAAGCCTCAGTTTCGAGGCGCGGTGAAAACGCTGCTCGGGCTCAGCGCCGGCGActcggcagccaatcagaggacgGGAAAGGCTCTGGGGAcgcaatcagccaatcacagggtAGATCACTCCACAAAGCCACTGTGGAACCACCAATCACAGCCCAGGACGCAGACGCAGCAGCCGGGGCGACGAGCGAGCGAACCCTCCTCCTGCTTTACTGACCG ATGGCGTCCTAGGAGAGGGTCAGAGCGGCTGCTGGAGCAGAACGGAGACCTGGAGCGCCTTTCTCCAGCAGGGAAGACGCTCAGCAGCTCCGAGCTCAGCG aCTCGCAGGACTCTCTGCCAGCAGAGGAGCATGCTGGGAGTTTGAGTTCCTCTCCGCCGGCAGAGAAGACGCCGAGACGGGACGGTCCAGAG AACAGGAGACGTTCCTCCGAGGCTCTGGAGAACCGCTCCAGGTGGAAACAAGCGTCCGCCGGCGCCTCGGACCCAAACTCCGACTCGGACGACTTTGTCTCCCCGCTCCGGCCCCGCAGCAGAACCCCGGCCGACGCCCAGAAACaacctcccccctcctccccctcctcctcgctctcctgCGTTCTGCGGACCTCGCTCTCCCCGAGGACGCGTCCGGAGCGCCCGGCTCTCAGCAGAACGTCGTGGCTCGCCGCCACCAGCAACCTCAGGGACCAGAGGGGGAGGCGGCCGGCGTCCAGGCGTCTCAGCCTGGGCCTCCACCGCCGGACCCCCAAACAGACGCCCTCAGAGCCCA TTGTTTTGTccagcgaggaagaggagggcgaGGGCGATGAAGGAGTCGGCGAGCAGAGGACGTCCTGCAGCAGGATGAAGAGCCTGCAACCTGCAGCACAG gataAACCGGcaggtggcggtggcggtggcggcggcggtggcggtggtggcggcggcTCGCTGCCTGCCTTCCAGGAGCTGGAGTTCAGCTCGCTGCACGTCGGCCTCACGCAGGCCGACGCCAACGGGAAGATCACG aTCACCGAGAGCGGCATCGTCATCCCTCTGAAAG gctggCGGGCGTGCGGCGGCGAGGACGGCGATGTGACCGTCGTGGCGTCTGAACTGCGGGGCTACGGCGTCTGGGACGGGGGCGTGGCCAGCGGCGGGACTCTGCTGGCCGGCTGGGaaggccccgccccctcgctGCTCTTCCTGTGGGTGTCGGATGCCCAGGCCAACCTGCTGCAGAAGGAGCTGACCGCCGTCCGGCCCGCCGCCACGCCCGGTAACCACG ggccctcctgctgcttcctgctcctcctgctgaaGGAGCAGCTGCCGGAGCTGGAGGCCGCACTGCTGCTGTCCATGCtggactcctcctcctcctcctcctcctcctcagggcTCCGCTCTCCTTTGGACTGGAGTGAcgggctgctgctcctccacaccGCGCCTCCTCCTCTGGACCAGCACCTCCTGGACCTGctgggacgctctgccgggacG AGGTCCGGTCAGTCCAGGAGGCCTCAGCTGCAGGAGCCGTCCAGCAG gctgatCCAGTACCCGGCGGCGCCCTGTAAGGGCCGCATCACGGTGAGCCGCGAGGACCTGGCCTGCCTGGACGCCGGCGAGTTCCTCAACGACGTCATCATCGACTTCTACCTCAA gtacCTCCTCCTGGAGGGCGTAGGGGGCGCTGTGGCCCAGCGCTGCCACGTCTTCAGCAGCTTCTTCTACAAGCAGCTGAGCCGCCGCCGCGCCGCCGGCGAGGAGGACGCCGCCGCCCCCGTGCC cgACCGCCACGTCAGACACCAGCGGGTCAGGACGTGGACGCGTCACGTCGACATCTTCACTAAGGACTTCCTGTTTGTGCCTGTCAATCAAGA AGCTCACTGGTACCTGGTGGTGATCTGCTTCCCTGGCCTGGAGGAGACTCGCTTCGAGGAGCGGCGCCCGGCCTCGGCGCGGGACGCCGGGGCCAAGGACGCCGCGGCCAAGGACGGCCTCCGGCCCCCCCTGGGAGCCCCGAGGCCTGGGGCCGCCTCTGGCTCCGCCTCCCAGACTTCAGCAG gtgCAGCGCAGCGAGCCGGGGGGAAACTTGCCCACATGCTGAGATCACACCAGCCACCG gagTGCACTGAGCAGGGCTGGCACAAGGACTCGGCTCTGAAGAG GCCCTGCATCCTGGTCATGGACTCGCTGAAGCTCTCCTACCACGAGAACGTCTGCCGCCTCTTACGGGA ctACCTGCATGTGGAGTGGGAGGTGCGCAGGGGAACGCCCCGCCTCTTCACAGGTGACAGCATGCGCAGCTGCAGCTGCCGGGTCCCCCTGCAGGACAACAGCAGCGACTGCGGCCTCTACCTGCTGCAGTACGCCGAGAGCTTCCTGCAG
- the senp7b gene encoding sentrin-specific protease 7b isoform X1, with amino-acid sequence MASPFKIPKRKQPVDGSGGGGSERLTMQSPLSRLQDGTADFKRSWDSSRGGRAGSALVGRDSPSLKPQFRGAVKTLLGLSAGDSAANQRTGKALGTQSANHRVDHSTKPLWNHQSQPRTQTQQPGRRASEPSSCFTDRWRPRRGSERLLEQNGDLERLSPAGKTLSSSELSDSQDSLPAEEHAGSLSSSPPAEKTPRRDGPEQNRRRSSEALENRSRWKQASAGASDPNSDSDDFVSPLRPRSRTPADAQKQPPPSSPSSSLSCVLRTSLSPRTRPERPALSRTSWLAATSNLRDQRGRRPASRRLSLGLHRRTPKQTPSEPIVLSSEEEEGEGDEGVGEQRTSCSRMKSLQPAAQDKPAGGGGGGGGGGGGGGGSLPAFQELEFSSLHVGLTQADANGKITITESGIVIPLKGWRACGGEDGDVTVVASELRGYGVWDGGVASGGTLLAGWEGPAPSLLFLWVSDAQANLLQKELTAVRPAATPGNHGPSCCFLLLLLKEQLPELEAALLLSMLDSSSSSSSSSGLRSPLDWSDGLLLLHTAPPPLDQHLLDLLGRSAGTRSGQSRRPQLQEPSSRLIQYPAAPCKGRITVSREDLACLDAGEFLNDVIIDFYLKYLLLEGVGGAVAQRCHVFSSFFYKQLSRRRAAGEEDAAAPVPDRHVRHQRVRTWTRHVDIFTKDFLFVPVNQEAHWYLVVICFPGLEETRFEERRPASARDAGAKDAAAKDGLRPPLGAPRPGAASGSASQTSAGAAQRAGGKLAHMLRSHQPPECTEQGWHKDSALKRPCILVMDSLKLSYHENVCRLLRDYLHVEWEVRRGTPRLFTGDSMRSCSCRVPLQDNSSDCGLYLLQYAESFLQNPVVHFELPVRLERWFPRQQVWRKREEIRRLVMKMHDSQKSGRP; translated from the exons ATGGCGTCTCCCTTCAAAATCCCCAAGAGGAAGCAGCCGGTGgacggcagcggcggcggcggctccgAGCGCCTCACCATGCAGTCGCCGCTGTCCCGGCTGCAGGACGGAACTGCAGATTTCAAG AGGAGCTGGGACTCGTCGCGTGGAGGCCGGGCTGGGAGCGCGCTCGTCGGCAGAGACAG TCCGTCTCTGAAGCCTCAGTTTCGAGGCGCGGTGAAAACGCTGCTCGGGCTCAGCGCCGGCGActcggcagccaatcagaggacgGGAAAGGCTCTGGGGAcgcaatcagccaatcacagggtAGATCACTCCACAAAGCCACTGTGGAACCACCAATCACAGCCCAGGACGCAGACGCAGCAGCCGGGGCGACGAGCGAGCGAACCCTCCTCCTGCTTTACTGACCG ATGGCGTCCTAGGAGAGGGTCAGAGCGGCTGCTGGAGCAGAACGGAGACCTGGAGCGCCTTTCTCCAGCAGGGAAGACGCTCAGCAGCTCCGAGCTCAGCG aCTCGCAGGACTCTCTGCCAGCAGAGGAGCATGCTGGGAGTTTGAGTTCCTCTCCGCCGGCAGAGAAGACGCCGAGACGGGACGGTCCAGAG CAGAACAGGAGACGTTCCTCCGAGGCTCTGGAGAACCGCTCCAGGTGGAAACAAGCGTCCGCCGGCGCCTCGGACCCAAACTCCGACTCGGACGACTTTGTCTCCCCGCTCCGGCCCCGCAGCAGAACCCCGGCCGACGCCCAGAAACaacctcccccctcctccccctcctcctcgctctcctgCGTTCTGCGGACCTCGCTCTCCCCGAGGACGCGTCCGGAGCGCCCGGCTCTCAGCAGAACGTCGTGGCTCGCCGCCACCAGCAACCTCAGGGACCAGAGGGGGAGGCGGCCGGCGTCCAGGCGTCTCAGCCTGGGCCTCCACCGCCGGACCCCCAAACAGACGCCCTCAGAGCCCA TTGTTTTGTccagcgaggaagaggagggcgaGGGCGATGAAGGAGTCGGCGAGCAGAGGACGTCCTGCAGCAGGATGAAGAGCCTGCAACCTGCAGCACAG gataAACCGGcaggtggcggtggcggtggcggcggcggtggcggtggtggcggcggcTCGCTGCCTGCCTTCCAGGAGCTGGAGTTCAGCTCGCTGCACGTCGGCCTCACGCAGGCCGACGCCAACGGGAAGATCACG aTCACCGAGAGCGGCATCGTCATCCCTCTGAAAG gctggCGGGCGTGCGGCGGCGAGGACGGCGATGTGACCGTCGTGGCGTCTGAACTGCGGGGCTACGGCGTCTGGGACGGGGGCGTGGCCAGCGGCGGGACTCTGCTGGCCGGCTGGGaaggccccgccccctcgctGCTCTTCCTGTGGGTGTCGGATGCCCAGGCCAACCTGCTGCAGAAGGAGCTGACCGCCGTCCGGCCCGCCGCCACGCCCGGTAACCACG ggccctcctgctgcttcctgctcctcctgctgaaGGAGCAGCTGCCGGAGCTGGAGGCCGCACTGCTGCTGTCCATGCtggactcctcctcctcctcctcctcctcctcagggcTCCGCTCTCCTTTGGACTGGAGTGAcgggctgctgctcctccacaccGCGCCTCCTCCTCTGGACCAGCACCTCCTGGACCTGctgggacgctctgccgggacG AGGTCCGGTCAGTCCAGGAGGCCTCAGCTGCAGGAGCCGTCCAGCAG gctgatCCAGTACCCGGCGGCGCCCTGTAAGGGCCGCATCACGGTGAGCCGCGAGGACCTGGCCTGCCTGGACGCCGGCGAGTTCCTCAACGACGTCATCATCGACTTCTACCTCAA gtacCTCCTCCTGGAGGGCGTAGGGGGCGCTGTGGCCCAGCGCTGCCACGTCTTCAGCAGCTTCTTCTACAAGCAGCTGAGCCGCCGCCGCGCCGCCGGCGAGGAGGACGCCGCCGCCCCCGTGCC cgACCGCCACGTCAGACACCAGCGGGTCAGGACGTGGACGCGTCACGTCGACATCTTCACTAAGGACTTCCTGTTTGTGCCTGTCAATCAAGA AGCTCACTGGTACCTGGTGGTGATCTGCTTCCCTGGCCTGGAGGAGACTCGCTTCGAGGAGCGGCGCCCGGCCTCGGCGCGGGACGCCGGGGCCAAGGACGCCGCGGCCAAGGACGGCCTCCGGCCCCCCCTGGGAGCCCCGAGGCCTGGGGCCGCCTCTGGCTCCGCCTCCCAGACTTCAGCAG gtgCAGCGCAGCGAGCCGGGGGGAAACTTGCCCACATGCTGAGATCACACCAGCCACCG gagTGCACTGAGCAGGGCTGGCACAAGGACTCGGCTCTGAAGAG GCCCTGCATCCTGGTCATGGACTCGCTGAAGCTCTCCTACCACGAGAACGTCTGCCGCCTCTTACGGGA ctACCTGCATGTGGAGTGGGAGGTGCGCAGGGGAACGCCCCGCCTCTTCACAGGTGACAGCATGCGCAGCTGCAGCTGCCGGGTCCCCCTGCAGGACAACAGCAGCGACTGCGGCCTCTACCTGCTGCAGTACGCCGAGAGCTTCCTGCAG